A region of Alteromonadaceae bacterium 2753L.S.0a.02 DNA encodes the following proteins:
- a CDS encoding elongation factor Ts: protein MAVTATLVKELRERTGLGMMECKKALAETDGDIDAAIENLRKASGLKAAKKADRTAAEGVVAIKTADDGSYGVLVEVNSETDFVARDAGFLVFVDSVVEKAFAAKADSVEAVNDEAMENSRQALVQKIGENIGIRRVKLMSAGDGVVGAYVHSNNRIAVLVELQSGTVELAKDVAMHVAAVNPQVVNPEDMPEEVVNKEKEIIKAQPDMEGKPEQIVEKMMTGRINKFLKENSLVEQPFVKDPDTTVGNLVKQGGAKVISFARFEVGEGIEKKEEDFAAEVAAQVAASKGGA from the coding sequence ATGGCAGTTACTGCTACTTTAGTGAAAGAGCTCCGTGAGCGCACCGGCCTCGGTATGATGGAGTGTAAAAAAGCACTGGCGGAAACCGATGGTGACATAGATGCCGCAATTGAAAACCTTCGCAAAGCCTCCGGCCTGAAAGCAGCTAAAAAGGCGGATCGCACGGCCGCCGAGGGTGTTGTCGCTATCAAAACTGCCGACGATGGTAGCTATGGTGTGTTGGTTGAAGTGAACAGCGAGACCGACTTCGTGGCCCGCGACGCTGGCTTCCTGGTTTTTGTCGACTCGGTCGTGGAAAAAGCTTTTGCTGCTAAAGCGGATTCTGTTGAGGCGGTAAACGACGAGGCGATGGAAAACTCACGTCAGGCTCTGGTGCAGAAAATTGGTGAGAACATTGGGATTCGTCGCGTTAAGCTGATGTCTGCCGGTGATGGTGTGGTTGGCGCGTACGTGCATTCCAACAACCGTATTGCTGTTTTGGTAGAACTGCAAAGTGGTACCGTTGAGTTGGCGAAAGACGTTGCGATGCATGTTGCAGCAGTTAACCCTCAGGTTGTAAACCCCGAAGACATGCCTGAAGAAGTGGTCAATAAAGAGAAGGAAATCATTAAGGCCCAACCAGATATGGAAGGTAAGCCAGAACAGATCGTTGAGAAAATGATGACCGGCCGGATCAATAAGTTCCTCAAGGAAAACAGCCTCGTGGAACAGCCCTTCGTTAAAGACCCTGATACCACTGTCGGAAACCTCGTTAAACAGGGTGGAGCCAAAGTTATTAGCTTTGCCCGATTTGAAGTGGGTGAGGGCATCGAGAAGAAGGAAGAGGATTTCGCAGCGGAAGTTGCAGCTCAGGTGGCGGCCTCTAAAGGCGGCGCTTAA
- a CDS encoding uridylate kinase, protein MPGGRDRKYKRILLKLSGEQLMGDEGFGIDPKVLDKMALEIGQLVGIGVQVGLVIGGGNLFRGAALNEAGLDRVTGDHMGMLATVMNALAMRDALERSNIQSTVMSAIPMHGVTDQYDRRKAIRLLDNGEVVIFSAGTGNPFFTTDSAACLRAIEVDAELVLKATKVDGVYTADPVKDPSATRYSRLSYDTVLQEKLGVMDLTAICLCQDHGMPVRVFKMTKPGALLSIIVGEDEGTLIEEAATNDQ, encoded by the coding sequence ATGCCGGGTGGGCGCGACAGGAAATACAAGCGAATTTTGCTCAAGCTCAGTGGTGAGCAACTTATGGGTGACGAAGGTTTCGGCATCGACCCAAAGGTGCTCGATAAAATGGCGCTCGAGATAGGGCAGCTGGTTGGTATAGGTGTGCAGGTCGGCCTTGTTATTGGTGGCGGAAATCTGTTTCGTGGTGCAGCTTTGAATGAAGCGGGCCTGGATCGCGTTACTGGTGATCACATGGGAATGCTCGCAACGGTTATGAATGCGCTGGCAATGCGCGATGCGCTGGAGCGCTCTAATATTCAATCGACGGTGATGTCCGCGATACCCATGCACGGTGTTACCGATCAATACGACCGTCGCAAAGCCATTCGCCTGCTGGACAACGGTGAGGTGGTGATATTCTCGGCGGGTACCGGTAATCCCTTTTTTACAACAGACTCTGCAGCGTGTTTGCGTGCTATCGAAGTTGATGCAGAGTTAGTGCTCAAAGCCACTAAAGTCGATGGTGTTTATACCGCCGATCCGGTGAAAGACCCCAGTGCAACACGCTACTCACGTTTGAGTTACGACACTGTACTGCAGGAGAAGCTCGGAGTTATGGATCTAACGGCTATTTGCCTTTGCCAGGACCACGGCATGCCAGTGCGTGTATTCAAGATGACCAAACCGGGCGCGCTGCTGAGCATCATTGTAGGAGAGGACGAAGGCACGCTTATAGAAGAGGCTGCAACTAATGATCAATGA
- a CDS encoding 2,3,4,5-tetrahydropyridine-2-carboxylate N-succinyltransferase translates to MTQLYSLGLGVGTQNSKGEWLEVFYPQPLLNPQADTCSAIAEVLGYEGGNQVFDLSIETLDKLTAALTGVDNNLAVVSKSLRGSVRPVVIALLEDDAEPSSVPEAYLKLHLISHRLVQPHGTNITGIFGVLPNVAWTNEGAVDIEELPARQLQARLNGKTLSVDCVDKFPKMTDYVVPQGVRIADTARVRLGAHIGTGTTVMHEGFVNFNAGTLGTSMVEGRISAGVTVGEGSDLGGGCSTMGTLSGGGKVIISVGKESLIGANAGTGIPLGDRCIVESGLYITAGTKLNLLDDKNAVVETVKARDLAGKSDLLFRRNSITGAVECKTNKSAIALNEELHKNN, encoded by the coding sequence ATGACTCAACTCTACAGTCTCGGCCTCGGCGTCGGTACTCAGAACAGCAAAGGCGAATGGCTGGAGGTATTCTACCCCCAACCGCTGTTAAACCCGCAAGCAGACACCTGCTCTGCAATCGCAGAGGTATTGGGCTATGAAGGCGGCAACCAGGTTTTCGATCTCAGCATCGAGACACTGGATAAACTGACCGCAGCACTTACCGGGGTCGACAACAATCTCGCAGTGGTCAGCAAATCACTGCGCGGCAGTGTGCGCCCAGTTGTGATTGCGCTGCTGGAAGACGATGCGGAACCCAGCTCAGTTCCCGAGGCCTATCTCAAGCTTCATTTAATATCGCACCGTCTGGTACAGCCCCACGGCACAAATATCACTGGCATTTTTGGCGTACTCCCTAACGTTGCCTGGACCAACGAAGGTGCAGTGGATATCGAGGAACTCCCTGCGCGGCAACTACAGGCACGCCTCAACGGCAAAACACTGAGCGTTGACTGTGTCGATAAATTTCCGAAAATGACCGACTATGTGGTACCACAAGGCGTCCGCATCGCCGATACCGCGCGGGTACGCCTGGGTGCGCATATCGGCACGGGAACAACGGTGATGCATGAAGGTTTTGTAAACTTCAATGCCGGTACCCTGGGAACCAGTATGGTGGAAGGCCGTATTTCTGCGGGAGTCACCGTGGGAGAAGGTTCTGATTTGGGCGGCGGCTGCTCCACAATGGGCACGCTGTCAGGCGGTGGCAAGGTCATTATTTCTGTGGGTAAAGAGAGTCTGATCGGCGCTAATGCCGGCACCGGTATCCCCTTGGGTGACCGCTGTATTGTCGAGTCTGGTCTGTACATCACCGCTGGTACCAAACTCAACCTGCTCGACGACAAGAACGCTGTCGTCGAAACCGTTAAAGCACGTGATCTGGCGGGAAAAAGCGACCTGCTGTTCCGCCGAAATTCAATAACAGGCGCCGTTGAGTGCAAAACAAACAAATCAGCCATTGCGCTAAACGAAGAGCTGCACAAAAATAATTAG
- a CDS encoding DNA-(apurinic or apyrimidinic site) lyase /endonuclease III: MLKHERVAYIHNELQRLYPEPPIPLDHSDPYTLLVAVLLSAQCTDERVNKVTPALWQLADNCFDMSVQPVDAIQQIIRPCGLSPQKSKAIKGLSEILVDEYQGAVPDTLEQLEALPGVGHKTASVVMAQAFGEPAFPVDTHIHRLAQRWGLTNGRSVTQTEKDLKRLFPRESWNALHLQIIYYGREYCTARGCDGTVCTICTTCYPNRKKPKVTRKA, translated from the coding sequence ATGCTCAAACACGAGCGGGTTGCGTATATTCACAACGAATTACAGCGGCTGTACCCGGAACCGCCTATACCACTGGATCACAGCGACCCTTACACACTATTGGTCGCCGTATTACTCTCTGCACAATGCACCGATGAACGCGTCAACAAAGTTACCCCAGCACTGTGGCAGCTGGCCGACAACTGTTTTGACATGTCGGTTCAGCCCGTCGACGCCATTCAGCAGATCATCCGCCCCTGTGGATTATCGCCACAAAAATCAAAAGCCATCAAAGGTCTCTCCGAAATTTTGGTTGATGAGTATCAAGGCGCCGTTCCCGACACATTGGAGCAACTCGAAGCACTGCCAGGCGTTGGCCACAAAACAGCGAGCGTGGTAATGGCACAAGCATTCGGCGAACCGGCTTTTCCTGTCGACACCCACATCCATCGCCTCGCGCAACGCTGGGGGCTGACCAATGGCAGAAGCGTGACGCAAACAGAAAAAGATCTGAAACGCCTTTTCCCACGGGAAAGTTGGAACGCTCTGCACTTGCAAATTATTTATTACGGCCGGGAGTATTGCACCGCACGAGGTTGTGATGGCACGGTGTGCACAATTTGCACCACCTGTTACCCCAACCGTAAAAAGCCCAAAGTGACACGAAAAGCTTGA
- a CDS encoding UTP--GlnB (protein PII) uridylyltransferase GlnD has translation MFKGVVAEKSPLLPTYPCQPIFFNQNRFRADLNNSPAITVFKNAIFGINRHFDERFKEGDDIHHLIQERATFIDLILHYAWHQYQWDNDIALIAVGGYGRKELHPKSDIDILILLDDKANKKYDDNLQSFVTFLWDIGLEIGSSVRTLKECVKIAKTDITVVTNLLEARRLAGNDKLRDKLQVLTSSEHMWPVKKFFDAKVAEQAERHAKHNDVEYNLEPNVKNAPGGLRDIQTINWVAKRYFNVPDITRLAGQDFFTEEEYAILRSGEAFLWKVRYGVHMLAGRPEERLTFEYQRELAKLFGYEDDDKGLGVEKFMHQYYRVVMALRELNDVLINYLDEVIYTKKRKHKITPINARFQLHDNLIEVTHANVFDETPSSLMEIFLIMGHNPSIAGVRSTTIRLIREKRWLVDAKFRENNINKQMFLELFHLERGLVAQLERMRRYGILGRYLPVFGNIVGQMQHDLFHRYTVDAHTLMVIKNVRKFRHAEAKQQFPIAFHIMQRRQHLHLLYIAALFHDIGKGRGGDHSTLGAKDARTFCEQHGLRGKDTRLVVWLVEKHLLMSYVSQKKDISDPEVIRNFALELGDQRHLDYLYALTVADMCGTSPDIWNTWRASLMRQLYMETKRAMRRGLENTIDKQETIEETQQLAAARLDDKNISEQVAREFWEKLGDEYFIRESHTDIAWQTEAMIKHDGSGPLVLIRETTVMEFEGATQIFIRTRDEQHVFTAVASVLTALQLNIQDARLYATADGFTVDTFYVLDDDAQPLGKDKNLYQKIATSIKDELALLGDYSEVVRRRTPRVLKQFSVPTRTSISNDMVSGYTVLEVISPDRPGLLATIGQIFMSQGINLQNAKISTLGERVEDVFFITDVNNKPLGDPQKCSALQAEICSRLDQRVEQDLAS, from the coding sequence ATGTTCAAAGGTGTTGTTGCAGAAAAATCCCCCCTACTCCCTACCTACCCTTGTCAGCCGATTTTTTTTAATCAGAACCGATTTCGAGCCGACCTGAATAACAGCCCGGCGATCACGGTCTTCAAGAATGCAATTTTTGGTATCAACCGCCATTTTGATGAACGCTTTAAAGAGGGCGACGATATCCATCACCTGATTCAGGAACGCGCCACTTTCATTGACTTGATACTGCATTACGCCTGGCACCAATACCAATGGGATAACGATATTGCGCTTATCGCGGTGGGGGGCTATGGCCGCAAAGAACTTCACCCGAAGTCCGATATTGATATTCTGATTTTGCTTGACGACAAAGCCAACAAGAAATACGACGATAATTTGCAGTCGTTTGTTACCTTCCTCTGGGACATTGGTCTCGAAATTGGCAGTAGCGTTCGCACTCTTAAAGAATGTGTAAAAATTGCCAAAACCGACATAACGGTGGTCACTAATCTTTTGGAAGCGCGACGCCTCGCTGGCAACGATAAACTCCGAGATAAATTACAGGTGCTTACCAGCTCGGAGCATATGTGGCCGGTAAAAAAATTCTTCGATGCGAAAGTTGCGGAGCAAGCGGAGCGTCACGCCAAGCACAACGACGTTGAATACAATCTCGAGCCCAATGTTAAAAACGCGCCGGGCGGTTTGCGGGATATTCAAACTATAAACTGGGTGGCCAAACGCTATTTCAACGTTCCGGATATAACCCGCCTTGCCGGGCAGGATTTTTTTACTGAAGAAGAGTATGCCATCTTGCGTAGCGGCGAAGCATTTTTATGGAAAGTCCGTTACGGCGTACACATGCTGGCGGGGCGGCCCGAGGAACGCCTTACATTTGAATACCAGCGAGAACTGGCGAAATTATTTGGCTACGAAGACGATGACAAAGGCCTTGGTGTTGAAAAATTTATGCACCAGTATTACCGCGTCGTTATGGCTCTGCGCGAATTAAATGACGTACTGATTAATTACCTCGACGAAGTTATCTATACCAAAAAACGCAAACACAAAATCACCCCCATTAATGCGCGATTCCAACTGCACGATAACCTGATTGAAGTCACCCACGCTAACGTCTTCGACGAAACGCCAAGTTCACTCATGGAAATTTTTCTGATTATGGGCCACAACCCAAGTATTGCAGGGGTGCGCTCAACCACCATTCGATTGATTCGCGAAAAACGCTGGCTAGTCGACGCGAAATTTCGCGAAAACAATATTAACAAGCAAATGTTTCTGGAGCTTTTCCACCTGGAAAGAGGCTTGGTTGCACAATTGGAACGCATGCGACGCTACGGCATACTCGGTCGCTACCTGCCGGTGTTCGGAAATATCGTAGGGCAAATGCAGCACGATTTATTTCATCGTTACACTGTCGACGCTCATACCCTGATGGTTATTAAAAACGTGCGCAAATTTCGCCATGCGGAAGCAAAGCAACAATTCCCGATTGCATTCCACATTATGCAGCGCCGCCAGCACCTGCATTTGCTGTATATAGCAGCGCTGTTCCACGATATCGGTAAAGGTCGCGGCGGCGATCATTCCACTCTGGGCGCCAAAGACGCGCGAACCTTCTGCGAACAACACGGCTTGCGGGGCAAAGACACTCGCCTTGTAGTGTGGCTCGTGGAGAAACACTTGCTCATGTCCTATGTGTCGCAAAAGAAAGATATTTCCGACCCGGAAGTGATTCGAAATTTTGCACTGGAACTCGGAGACCAGCGCCACTTGGATTATCTCTACGCACTTACCGTTGCGGATATGTGTGGCACCAGCCCCGATATTTGGAATACCTGGCGGGCGAGCCTGATGCGCCAGCTTTACATGGAAACCAAGCGTGCCATGCGCCGCGGCCTGGAAAATACCATCGACAAACAGGAAACCATTGAAGAAACCCAACAGCTTGCAGCAGCCCGGCTCGACGATAAAAACATCAGTGAACAAGTTGCGCGAGAATTTTGGGAAAAGCTGGGTGACGAGTATTTTATTCGCGAATCCCACACTGATATCGCCTGGCAAACAGAAGCCATGATAAAACACGACGGTAGCGGGCCACTGGTGTTAATACGCGAAACCACCGTTATGGAATTCGAAGGCGCAACCCAAATTTTTATTCGAACGCGCGATGAACAGCACGTATTTACTGCCGTTGCCAGTGTGCTCACCGCATTGCAATTAAACATTCAGGATGCTCGCCTATACGCCACTGCCGACGGTTTTACGGTCGATACATTTTATGTGCTAGACGACGATGCACAACCTCTGGGTAAGGATAAAAATCTGTACCAAAAAATAGCGACATCAATTAAAGATGAACTCGCCCTGTTGGGCGATTACAGCGAAGTGGTACGTCGCCGAACACCTCGCGTGCTAAAGCAGTTTTCCGTTCCCACCCGCACCAGTATTTCCAACGACATGGTGAGTGGTTACACGGTACTAGAAGTCATTAGCCCGGATCGCCCCGGTCTTCTAGCGACTATTGGGCAAATATTTATGTCACAGGGTATCAATCTACAAAATGCCAAGATTTCAACCCTTGGCGAACGTGTAGAGGATGTGTTCTTTATCACTGACGTAAACAATAAACCGCTCGGCGACCCGCAAAAATGTAGCGCATTACAAGCGGAAATCTGCTCCCGTCTCGACCAGCGGGTCGAGCAGGATCTTGCCTCTTAA
- a CDS encoding small subunit ribosomal protein S2 produces MPTVSMRDMLQAGVHFGHQTRYWNPKMGQFIFGARNKIHIINLEHTVPAFNDALAVIKQMASQKKKVLFVGTKRAAKKTVKEQAERANMPYVSNRWLGGMLTNYKTIRASIRRFRDLETQSQDGTFAKLTKKEALMRTRMMEKLELSIGGIKDMGGLPDALFVIDVDHERIAIQEANKLGIPVIGVVDTNSDPAGVDYVIPGNDDAIRAIKLYVTAMADACLEGARESSSGVPADEFVEVEAEEKAADNG; encoded by the coding sequence ATGCCTACAGTTAGCATGCGCGATATGCTGCAAGCTGGTGTCCACTTTGGCCACCAAACTCGTTACTGGAACCCAAAAATGGGTCAATTCATTTTTGGCGCCCGTAACAAAATCCATATTATTAACCTGGAGCACACCGTACCCGCTTTTAATGACGCTCTTGCAGTCATCAAGCAAATGGCCAGTCAAAAGAAAAAGGTGCTCTTCGTTGGCACCAAGCGTGCCGCCAAGAAAACGGTTAAAGAGCAGGCAGAACGCGCCAATATGCCATACGTGAGCAACCGCTGGCTCGGTGGCATGCTTACCAACTATAAAACCATTCGTGCCTCTATTCGTCGTTTCCGAGACCTGGAAACTCAAAGTCAGGATGGCACCTTCGCCAAACTCACCAAGAAAGAAGCGCTGATGCGCACCCGTATGATGGAAAAGCTTGAGCTCTCCATTGGTGGTATCAAAGACATGGGTGGTTTGCCGGATGCGTTGTTTGTAATCGACGTTGATCATGAGCGCATTGCGATTCAGGAAGCGAACAAGCTGGGTATCCCCGTTATTGGCGTGGTCGATACCAATAGTGATCCCGCAGGTGTCGATTACGTGATTCCCGGTAACGATGATGCAATCCGTGCTATCAAGTTGTATGTAACCGCAATGGCGGATGCTTGCCTTGAAGGTGCTCGCGAATCTTCTTCGGGCGTACCTGCCGACGAGTTTGTCGAGGTGGAAGCCGAAGAGAAGGCCGCCGATAACGGTTAG
- a CDS encoding undecaprenyl diphosphate synthase, whose product MSVNTIESANPLRHVAIIMDGNNRWAEQQGRQGITGHRAGVERIRDVLRACREEGVEALTLFAFSSENWRRPPKEVEALMGLFHTYLKKEARKLAEENVALKVIGNRERFSKKLLNAIAEAESIASVGEASLVIAADYGGCWDITQSAQRLANEVASGRMSSAEITEDAIAAGLSTQGLPPLDLLIRTGGEYRISNFLLWQAAYAELYFSDLLWPEFDASAMKLAIQDYYRRQRRFGKTGAQIAHEAARA is encoded by the coding sequence ATGAGTGTTAATACCATAGAAAGTGCCAATCCACTACGCCATGTTGCCATCATTATGGATGGTAATAACCGCTGGGCTGAGCAGCAGGGGCGCCAAGGAATCACGGGCCATCGCGCAGGCGTAGAACGCATTCGCGATGTGCTACGCGCCTGTCGTGAAGAAGGGGTGGAAGCGCTCACTCTGTTTGCGTTTAGCAGCGAAAATTGGCGCCGCCCACCAAAAGAGGTTGAGGCCTTAATGGGCCTGTTTCACACCTATTTGAAAAAAGAGGCCCGCAAGCTTGCAGAAGAAAATGTTGCACTTAAGGTCATCGGCAATCGTGAGCGATTCAGTAAGAAACTGCTGAATGCCATTGCGGAGGCTGAAAGTATTGCCAGTGTTGGTGAAGCCAGTTTGGTCATTGCCGCAGATTATGGCGGTTGCTGGGATATCACCCAATCGGCACAGCGCCTGGCAAATGAAGTTGCCTCGGGGCGTATGAGTTCTGCAGAGATTACCGAAGATGCCATCGCTGCGGGTCTTTCCACCCAGGGGTTGCCGCCGCTCGACCTTTTGATTCGAACCGGTGGCGAGTACCGTATCAGCAATTTTTTGTTATGGCAGGCCGCCTACGCGGAACTCTATTTCAGCGATTTGCTGTGGCCTGAATTCGATGCCAGTGCCATGAAACTTGCGATTCAGGACTACTATCGACGTCAGCGTCGTTTTGGAAAGACCGGCGCTCAAATCGCCCATGAGGCTGCGCGTGCTTAA
- a CDS encoding Spx/MgsR family transcriptional regulator has translation MTKLYGIKNCDTVKKARKWLETAGVAYEFHDFRDQGLDASLIQNWLTQIDAATLINKRSTTWKQLSDADKTKVEAGDFIAIAVANPTLIKRPVLDHNNAITVGFKDKQYADLLA, from the coding sequence ATGACAAAGCTATACGGTATTAAAAACTGCGACACCGTTAAGAAAGCCCGTAAATGGTTGGAAACCGCAGGCGTCGCTTATGAATTTCACGACTTTCGCGATCAGGGCTTGGACGCATCCTTAATCCAAAACTGGTTGACCCAAATTGATGCCGCGACCCTCATTAATAAGCGCAGTACCACCTGGAAACAATTGAGCGACGCAGACAAAACCAAGGTAGAAGCCGGTGATTTTATCGCGATCGCGGTCGCCAACCCAACGCTGATCAAACGGCCTGTTTTGGACCACAACAACGCCATAACGGTGGGTTTCAAGGATAAGCAGTACGCGGATTTACTGGCTTAG
- a CDS encoding methionyl aminopeptidase: MPVTVKTAEDIEKMRIAGRKAAEVLEMIEPHVVAGITTAELDRICHDYIVSVQSAIPAPLNYKGFPKSICTSVNHVVCHGIPSEKKKLKSGDIINIDITVIVDGYHGDTSKMFLVGAVAPHAERLCKITQECLYKGIKVVKPGARLGDIGAVIQQHAEKNHYSVVREYCGHGIGKVFHEEPQVLHYGVAGKGMELKEGMTFTIEPMINAGKYQTKLKGDGWTVETRDGRLSAQWEHTLAVTKDGVEVLTARNEESF; the protein is encoded by the coding sequence ATGCCAGTTACTGTGAAAACCGCTGAAGACATCGAAAAAATGCGCATCGCTGGCCGCAAAGCCGCTGAAGTGCTGGAGATGATCGAACCTCACGTGGTAGCCGGAATAACCACAGCCGAGTTGGATCGCATCTGTCACGACTACATTGTGAGTGTTCAAAGCGCTATACCTGCCCCTCTAAACTATAAGGGTTTCCCTAAATCCATTTGCACCTCAGTGAATCACGTGGTGTGCCACGGTATTCCCTCGGAGAAAAAGAAGCTCAAAAGCGGCGATATCATCAATATTGACATCACTGTTATCGTTGACGGCTATCACGGTGACACCAGCAAAATGTTTTTGGTCGGCGCTGTCGCGCCCCATGCCGAACGCCTCTGTAAAATCACCCAGGAATGTCTTTATAAAGGTATAAAAGTGGTGAAACCCGGAGCCAGGTTAGGCGATATAGGCGCGGTGATTCAGCAACACGCCGAGAAAAACCACTATTCCGTAGTCAGGGAATACTGTGGTCACGGTATCGGTAAGGTCTTTCACGAAGAACCACAGGTTTTACACTATGGCGTTGCCGGTAAGGGTATGGAACTCAAAGAAGGCATGACCTTCACTATTGAACCCATGATTAACGCCGGAAAATATCAAACCAAACTCAAAGGCGATGGCTGGACGGTGGAAACCCGTGACGGCCGATTGTCTGCACAATGGGAACACACGCTCGCCGTTACTAAGGATGGTGTCGAAGTATTAACCGCCCGTAACGAGGAAAGCTTTTGA
- a CDS encoding succinyldiaminopimelate aminotransferase, translating to MNQNLQLLQSYPFEKLQALKSGVTPPQSLPHIALSIGEPKHPPPDFVLETLSQNNSRVSNYPTTLGLPELRQACAQWTTQRFSLNANSLDPEQHVLPVNGTREALFAFVQAVIDNSQKTATVLMPNPFYQIYEGAALLAGAKPEFVNCTETSNYLMDFDSVPEKTWRDCQLLFICNPGNPTGAVMSVEQQIQLIELADRYDFVIASDECYSELYFDESHPPVGLLQACKTIGRNNYERCVIFHSLSKRSNLPGLRSGFVAGDKTLIQAFYRYRTYHGCAMPVQSQIASIAAWQDEQHVFANRELYRSKFASVLKILRDTLPVTKPDASFYLWPETPVSDTQFAQELFRNQNLTVLPGSYLARDTVNGNPGENRIRMALVASLKECEQAAERLRAFVKGSY from the coding sequence ATGAATCAGAATTTACAGCTACTGCAATCCTACCCTTTTGAAAAATTGCAGGCTTTAAAAAGTGGCGTAACGCCTCCGCAGTCACTACCACATATAGCGCTTTCCATTGGCGAACCAAAACACCCGCCGCCAGACTTCGTGCTAGAAACGCTGTCGCAAAATAATTCCCGAGTTAGCAACTATCCCACAACCCTTGGCCTACCGGAATTGCGGCAAGCTTGTGCACAGTGGACCACCCAGCGTTTTTCACTGAATGCGAACAGCCTGGACCCCGAACAACATGTCTTACCGGTGAACGGTACGCGGGAAGCACTGTTCGCCTTTGTACAGGCGGTGATAGACAACTCCCAAAAAACTGCCACAGTACTCATGCCAAATCCGTTTTACCAGATTTACGAAGGTGCAGCGCTGTTGGCAGGTGCCAAACCCGAATTTGTAAATTGCACGGAAACTTCCAATTACCTTATGGATTTTGACAGTGTCCCAGAGAAAACCTGGAGAGACTGCCAATTACTGTTTATCTGCAATCCCGGCAACCCCACGGGTGCGGTAATGTCTGTTGAACAGCAGATTCAATTGATTGAATTGGCCGACCGCTATGATTTTGTAATTGCCAGCGACGAATGCTATTCAGAACTGTATTTCGATGAAAGTCATCCCCCCGTCGGTTTACTCCAGGCTTGCAAAACGATTGGGAGGAACAATTACGAGCGCTGCGTAATTTTTCACAGCCTGTCGAAGCGCTCCAATCTACCCGGTTTACGTTCAGGTTTTGTGGCGGGAGACAAGACGCTCATTCAGGCATTTTATAGATATCGCACCTACCACGGCTGTGCTATGCCCGTGCAATCACAAATCGCGAGTATTGCCGCCTGGCAGGACGAGCAGCACGTTTTCGCGAATCGCGAGCTGTACCGTTCTAAATTCGCCAGTGTGCTAAAAATTTTGCGCGACACATTACCGGTAACCAAACCCGACGCCAGCTTTTATCTTTGGCCTGAAACCCCAGTTAGCGACACTCAATTCGCTCAAGAGCTCTTCCGCAACCAAAACCTCACGGTGTTGCCCGGCAGCTACTTAGCGCGAGATACAGTGAACGGCAATCCGGGTGAGAACCGAATACGCATGGCTCTGGTTGCATCACTCAAGGAGTGTGAGCAAGCCGCCGAGCGCTTGCGCGCTTTTGTTAAAGGAAGCTATTAA
- a CDS encoding ribosome recycling factor, with product MINDIKKDADARMKKSVEALGVNFNKIRTGRAHPSILDGVSVSYYGNDTPLTQVANVSVLDARTLSISPWEKQLVPDIEKAIMKSDLGLNPVTTGELIRVPMPPLTEESRKNYIKQAKSEAEQARVSVRNIRRDAMADIKDLLKEKEISEDDERRGHDEIQKLTDKYIAEIDAALAVKEKDLMEI from the coding sequence ATGATCAATGATATTAAAAAAGACGCCGATGCTCGCATGAAAAAAAGCGTTGAAGCGCTCGGCGTGAATTTCAATAAAATTCGTACCGGTCGGGCGCATCCAAGTATTTTGGATGGCGTCTCTGTTTCCTATTACGGCAACGATACTCCACTGACTCAGGTGGCCAATGTATCTGTTTTGGATGCGCGCACTTTGTCAATCAGCCCCTGGGAAAAGCAATTGGTGCCGGATATCGAAAAAGCCATCATGAAATCCGATTTGGGCTTGAACCCGGTAACGACTGGTGAACTGATTCGCGTGCCCATGCCACCGCTCACTGAGGAGTCGCGAAAAAATTATATTAAACAGGCTAAATCTGAGGCCGAACAAGCGCGCGTATCTGTGCGCAACATCCGTCGCGATGCCATGGCTGACATCAAAGACCTGCTGAAAGAAAAAGAAATCAGTGAAGATGATGAGCGTCGTGGTCATGACGAGATTCAAAAACTTACCGACAAATATATCGCGGAAATTGATGCTGCGTTGGCGGTAAAAGAAAAGGATCTCATGGAAATTTAA